CGTGCCAGACCCTACCCGTGTCGCTCCGAGTAATCGGCACACACTGACCACAGGGCTAACGTTTGCAGAGTGAGGAAGCGgcgcctgctgctgctgtcgtTTGGCTTCTGCACAAATTACATGTTCTTTTAAAGTAGACGACTCTTTATTGCTGCGAACGAGCTGGATCAAATGGGAACCCTTTGTTGGCTAACAAATAAAGCTCTTGTAGGTTAATGACAAAATGGAAAGGGTGTGACAACTATACATTAAACATTTGAGATACTGGACCTACGATGcgctccaaaaacatgcttggtaggccgattgagcactccgaattgtccctaggtgtgagtgcgagtgcggatggttgtttgtctctgtgtgccctgcgattggctggcaaccggttcagggtgtcccccgcctactgcccaatgacggctgggataggcgcgacccccgtggggactaagcggtacagaaaatggatggatggagatatatatatatatgtgtatatatatatatatatatatatatataaataaataacatactatgtgtatatatatatacacacgtgtgtgtgtgtgtgtgtatatatatatatatatgtacacgcacactatatatgtataaatatatttatgtacagtatatgtgtgtgtgtgtgtgtatatactatatatatatagtaagtGTATATGTATCCGTATATGTATAATTGTACGTATATGTATACTACATCCCTAGACATTAGTATAAGTGACAGCTATTACTATACTGCAAGTACGTAGAGTGAAATGGGCgtcacaaatgtgtgtgtccgAGCGACCGATGGAGGCGAGAGGAGACGGCTCGTTTGAATCGTCCCCCTCGTGAGTATCCGTGTCCCGCTCAGCCGGGAAAGAGAGGATGACTCGGCTCGTCTCCTCTTTCACAATTGAATTCTGCTGCAAGCTGAAAGAAAGGAAGTGAGTGGCACAGATGGATGCACGCTCTGACGATTGTGTACATTGTAGCAATGGAAATTTCCAGAAGAAAGTACTGTAAAAAGTTCAAAGCTGTCGGGgcatttgttgtttatttgtcaGTATCGGTGCACAATCATTTTGACAAGTTTCAATTTTGATATGTGCCACTTCATGGCGTAAAGTATGTCAAAATGATTGTTGCAAACAAGgatacacaaacaacaaattgcCGCTTCCAACTTTTAAACAGTACTGCTCTCCGACAAAGAAAGGAATAAAGAAGAAACTAGACAGGGTTGTGATGGTGTAAGAGACACAAACGAGGCCCCTGGTAACATCTTGTAGTGCTCCGCCACACGGGGGTGACCATTGAGAGACCGACGGAACGTTATTGGTCTCGTTAGAATTCTCACGTTTGCCTGTGATGCTTCATCCCCTCAAGACAACGCTGTTCCCTGAGCCTACACTATAGCGCCCACCAGGGGGCGCACGTTTAAGGCTTTTGAATAGCCAACCTTAATGAAGCTTTCACGTTGGCATGTGGTTAGAAAAAAGCAGGCATTCCAAATGCTTCTTCCCGTCTTTCCTAGCCACACGCCAAACATGTCTCATCTTGGGAAATTAATTGTACTTTATTAGCCAAGGAAAGGGTTCCTGTTTGATCTCAGCGGCAGAAAATAAAGAGTGAGAATCATATTCATCTCGGCCAAAGTTGACTTTGAAGTGACGTCAGCCTTGCCGATTACTCCGTTTTAGGACACCCGACTTTGGTGACATTGAGGCTGACCTTAGAGTCACCTCCCCCGCTGCCGCACTCTCCTTTGTCGTACcaccatttgtttttcaatttgtccAAGAGGCCTTGCTCATTCAGTTTTAACACTGCCAGGTTAACAGCATTTCTTGAAACGATAAAACATAACTTGTAAGAAAAGGAACAGGTCCGTGAGAAATCTAATAGCGGGAATAGTCATAGTAGTCGTGTTGGAAAATTCAGTAGGGGAGCACGGAAGGGACAAATTGGTGGAGAATTTGCACTTGTGTGGAAAGGTAAGAGGCATTTTGACATCCATACTTAGAGAGGTGGCGTGGAGAGTCACATTCTTTGTACGTACACGACTCACAGAAAGTTAGGGTGCAGGATGAACCTTCATTTTAAGCTTCTCTAAACTTTTCAATGCATGTTTGATGTTTCAGTGTTGTTGCGTAACTTGGccacaaagattttttttttttttaattatgtgcAGAAATGAATGTGGTTGACCAGTCTTGACCTGCTGTGAGTTTTGTTGGACGCATGCATTCAAAGCTTTGGAGTTAGCCTAAAATCGGTTTTAATGCATTTCAGGTTCCTTTTGAAATTTCACCCGAAAGCCCAACCTCCCTAACTTTCCATGAGTCGTGTAAAGTGTGCGGGATGGGGACGACCGTTGTTTGATtagcagaaagaaagaaaaaaaacaaaaaaacattcaacatgCTGCTCAACATTCAGAAACTAGACTTGCATATGCACAAATAAAGAGAGATCATTTAGAGGTCAATTAGGAAGCAatggcacacacaaaaaaactagTGGGGAGACCAATGAAAgatggcaaacaaaaaaaatcagcaagaAATTGTAAGGAGCGAGAGACAGACAAAACATGAGATGGAAAAGACTCGTGAAGGGAAAGAGAATGAAGGAGTGTGACAAGGTGACATCAGGGTGGCTGGAATACTATAACAAGATGGAGCGCATTGTTATACTATCCCACCCACCCTAATGCGGAGCCTTTGGGTGTGGCCACGCCGTAGCCTTTCGAATCGAGGTTGCCGCCCACTTTCATGGTGTCGCACGGCTTCCGCTGCTCTATGTACTCATTCATGGTGGACTCCAGGAGAAAGGCAAACTTGCCCTTTGACTTTCGTACCCGAGACACCCCGTCAGGTGTCGTCTTGGCAAACACCGACGGCTCCGCCGATTTCATGTACGACCACATTTTCTCATAAACGGCTATTTTGGAGCGCTGCGTTTGGAGGGAAAGAGACACAAAACAGAGTTAGCTGATGTACAAGTGGTGTGAATATTCCGACCCAGTCGTGCGTAGCGCTTATCTGCCCCCTTGTAATGACGTTAATTAGTCCAGTTAGTTCAGCCTTTAAGCCAAGCGGCGAGGCGGAGCCAGCGCGGGCCTTGCGCCAGAAGCCCGAGGTCGGGCAATCTGGCGGCGCAGTAGAGATAAATAACAGCCATGTTTCTACTCGGGAGTCACCTCGTCCTTGTCTGATCCCACCAGCATCTCACAGCTGGGAGGCACAAACAATTGAATACATCCAAAGTCATATGACTTGCAAAAATTGCAGATGACAATGctcattttatgttttgagcACTGCCGGTAACGTTAGCACTGTTGCTAGCACCAAAACAACAGGTGAGGTGTTCTAAATACGCCTATTCACGCATATTGTGTTTGTACTTAGGCCAAAGCTAGTTGTGCTTTGGCGCCACCTTCTAGCACCTTGATGCTATTGTGGCGTGAATAGAGGAGCTTAATTTCAGAGATGTAGTGCTTTGGCGCCACCTTTTAGCATCTTGGTGCTAATGAACGATGGTGGTGTGAATAGAGGAGCGCCATTTCAGACAAAGGTAGTGCTTTGGCACCAACTTTTGGCATCTTGGTGCTAATGAATTATGATGAAGTGAATAAAGGAGCTTCATTTCAGACTAACGTAGACAAAAGCAATTTAATTGTCATCTGTCTCTTGCCGTCATTGGATAACATTCTGCTCCACGTGGCGTGGTGCTGAATTAAAATGGAGATAATGTGACCTTCTGTTTGACTCGAGTGAAGAAGTGCCTCAGAGGAAAACTTTTCATTAGCTTCTAAATGTCTTCAAGAGGTAGTTTGTCACCGAGCGCCATAACCAAAAGGCAGACAGGCAGAAAAACGACTCCGACTCTCTggagcattttttcttttttttacaagtcgGGGAGAACTGAGGGGAcatcataaaataattaagctcttttgtttctgtttgttaTTCGGCGCATATTGAAAGAACGTGCGAGCGTGACGCTCACCACGGGAACATAAATAATTCAGTGCAAACCGAACAGGTTGCAAGCTCGGGCTATACGATGTGAATCATTCTTGACATATGCGCAAGTTTCCATCATCGCAGCGGCCATATGCTTTTCATATGACAGTAACAGCTGATGACAGTTCTGATGACATTATTTTCCCTAGTACATGAAGATGAATGCTTGTCagcatcatcattattattattattattattattttttattttttatttttttaatatttacttttattattattattattattttattattattgcttcTAAGGCATCATATCTAAAAAATGCACATTACTAAATATATTAACTAAATACCTTATTGgatgtacttttatttcaaattcaataTAACAGCATATCATACAGAGAAATGCTGTCAGCAACACACTTATAAAACTGTAAATCATGTTCCCGAAACAAATCCCAAAATAATTCCGAAAGATTCTGCGAAGGATTTTGAAGATAAAGAAGCATTTATGCGATGATTCACCGGAAAGCCTGTCAGATATTCCTCCTCCTCAAATATGACGTAGATCATGGCATGcactaaataaatgttttggattGCTTCTGAATATTTCTGCTTTTATTGATCCAATGTTCCAGCTATTTGTAAAAACATAATTGTTAGTTTTAAATTTCAGGACCGATTGTACGATTTCAACAATTATCTCAGAGAGCGTCCTTATCCGATTGAgaatataaacatttttagtCTTTCATTTGGGGCTCTTTTGCATCGTTAGAATAACATTCAGTGCATTGTCGGAAGTGCTAGTTTAATTTGTAATAACCTCGTCTCGTGTATTTTTAATTGCCTAGCGAGGCGTGGCGCACTAATTGGATTCGTTACACCAGGATGAAAAAAGACTAAAGATTATCATCTCCGTAAAAAACGGAATATTCAATAAAGCACTtgtattggatctcattagattTTTCGAACGTTAGATTAGTCCTGGTGTGTGCAACAAAATAGCTAGCGAGCTACAATCTTGATGGAAAATCTATGCGACACCGAGCGCCACTTTAGAAGTTCCGTGCAGGAAATGTAATCTCCAAATTATTGATCACACATCTTGCTTTACGGGATGCAAGTCGGTACGTCGACTCACCCTAAAGAACTCCTTTGTGGAGCCTGAATCTAACGTCCCGTAGGCGATTTCCGTTTGCTTGGCCAGGTCCTCGGCACTCTCGATGGGAGAAACCATTCTCTCCACGGTGAGGAAAGCCGCCAGGTTGGCCGTGTAGGaggagatgatgatgagggtGAAGAACCACCACACTCCCCCGACTATGCGGCCCGAGAGTGACCTGGCGGGAGGAAGCAAAGCGGACGGGAGACGTAAGAGCAGCGAGACACGGCCGTGTTGCACGTCAACTCCTTTTAAAGGGGACGTCCGCTCAAAATTTTAGTCGAAACACggtattctgattaatattgcggGATTATCAATTAAGCAGCATCTTGGGAGTTggggggggcggccattttgccacttgctgtctaTTGAAAACGACATCACAGTGGCTAAGGGGCTAACGTCACGTGGCCAAACCCGGAAAAcaggtgagccgtgattggtcgtTACCTGAATCCTGAAggctcgggttagggttaattAGCCAGTGGTGACTTGGCTTAAGCGCTATTCATTTGCAGTCTGGACACAGCCGCTGCTCTGGATGGAGGGAGAATCAATAGCACTACAAAAGCTTGCGAAATTTGTCGCTAGTCATTCTAGAGGAAGGAAAAGGTGTCAGAGTTGCTTCACGCATGTCTAGCTGCGGCCCTGGTCGTCATGGTAACATTCACTCTTTTTATCGTCTGAATAATCCAGCTGCGGTCTTCGAGAATCCTTGCAGAAGAGGTCAGGGAGATATGCATGGAGCCGTGGATGGAGTGCCTGACTCGGATGGCAGACACTTGAAAGCGCTTGATCGGTACAAGGCGCCGATGGCTTTTCATTTCCACATGAAATGTGTTATATGCACCAAGTTGATGACCGTAAAATGGGACATGCAGCAAAAACACGGTAGCCCTCCAAGAGTCACGACGAATTAGGAGAGGGGGGGAGCGGCGGGGACTTTGCAATGAAAAATGAGCCCTGTGCATTTTACAGCCCTCAGCATGGTGAATACAAGTTAGTTTGTGGAGGCGGGGCATGGCAGCTCGGAATCCGACGGAGGCGCGGAGACGGAGGTTATGACCGGGTTTAGTAAGGCGTGAAGTTAGTAGTGAGGTGGGGGTGGAGGCGCAGCCCAAAATAACCTATATGCACCATGGCCGGATGGAGATGTATGTAACGGGACTCTAAAATGCAAAGAGATGATGAGAGGCGGCGGAGAGGGAAGGCGACAACCAACCTTGGCGAGATATCGCATCCTTGCTGCATGAAGGCACCCAGCGAGAACCACAGGCTATTAAAAATGCCAAAGTCGTTGGGCGGGTCGGGGGGGCTCTGAGGGTCTTTGGCCTCATCGTTCTCATCCAGATGCCACTCGTAAGGACTGAAGCGGCTCACCAGGAACAGCACCACGCTCACGCCGATATAGGCGAACACTATACACATCCAAATCTCATAGGCCAGCGGGTCCAGGAAGGAAAAGACGCCGGGCTTGGACTTTTGAGGCTTCTTTATCATAATGGAGATGCCCAAGCTCATAAAGGGCTTGGAGAAGTCTATCACTTCTTCTCGTACCAACGTTATAGTGAGAGGAGCCACTGCTATGTCAGCTCTCTGTGGAAGCGGGAACAGGTACAATACACGTTAGCGTAAACGATATGACACACCACCCTTTGCTATTAAGCGCGCCCGGAGTGGCTAATCGGGACGGCCGGGCCACTAATTAACTAATTTCCATAAGTTACATAAAGCCCAGACAGTGGGTGCCACCAAGTCACGATAATTTCATACTAAAAGTGACTTTAATTGGCTTTAATATCAACGTATGCAAAAAGCAGTTTGGAGAATTGTGGGAGCTTAGAGTAGTCTGCAAAACATCATCTCTCTCGGTAAAGATGAGTCACCAGCATTTGTGTTGGTTGCCGTCTTTGTCTCCCTTCGACTCCGCATTATGAATCAAGTAAGAGACTTGCAAGACAGCCGCGGAGGAGCTTATGTGGGCAGTCCTTGAAATGTGAATCAGCGTCACCTCTACTCGacctcccccacccccgcccTTGGCAATCgcgcaaaaacacattttacacaaagCTAATTTAGTTGTATGAACAAATGTTCATTGTCATAAATACATggtcatttttgaaaaatggaaTCAAGAACAATAAACCGATACTCACCCCATAAACCAGTTCACCCACCATCCCGTTCCACGTCTTGGTCTCTGGATCTCTGGCTCCGTATTTCCCATCCGGAACTACCGACAGCTTATATCTGATCCCCACGTGCTTTGCAATTTCAGTCGCTAAATCGACACAGTAGCCTTCATATCGGTCATTCCCGTCCAGCTGCATATAGTTTTTCTTGTACATCACATATGGCGCTTCCTGTTAATCAGAAACAGTTTGAGTTGATGGCAAAGAGATCACACGGGTTTTGGACCTTAGCGGTCACAACACAGAGGCATGCAGGCGTGATGCAGGGGGGCGAGCGGTGGACAACAATCAGACAGCATCATGGGGCGGGgagagggtgggggggcaacACACATCCAAAAAAATAAGCGGGCCGCTGCTGCAGTAAACAGACCAAGAGTAGCGCACAAAGCAGGAAATCAGGGCTCCCTCATACGAAGCTCGCACTAAAGCTACgactttggggtggggggggttctgCTTGCGTGCGTTGTATCAGCATGGCACATGGGGCggggaaaagggggggggggactgaaCAGAGCATTTTTCCAGTTCATAAAGTAAACGTCAGTGACAGAGGAGGCATTGACCCAAGTGGCGATATCGATAGAGACGTCGTAATTTGTCAATCGGCGTCGGACAAAAGTATTCTTGAAGGAAATGACGTTGCATTTAGTTCTATGTGAATCCCCGGAGGTCCCTCTTCGGCACTATTCATCTACGTCCGTGTTGGTTTCATCAAATCGGGTTTTAGACAGAATTTAAATCATGGCATGTCAGAAAGAAACTTGAGATGACTGTgatttcaaaaaaatgaaatagtaAAAACTGTACAAAGAGACAAACAGTGAGGGAAATAATGCTTTGACGTTTGACAGTGTGACTTTTTGAGTTCTGAATTTGCCTAGCATGCAAACATAATAGACAAAGTCAGAAGTGAGACAAGGCCGTGATTTTAAATGTAagataaggcgcaccttattttacatttaaagaGGCCTGATGATTCCACACCAGAACTACTTTTACGTACTGAACTCGGAGAACTTGAGGTCCAATAAGCAACCAAGGGCAGGGTGGCCTTTGGTTGCTTATGTCCTCTgaagccggccggccgctcgGAGGCTCTGTCACTGAGCGCTTTACTCGGTGAGACGGAAACACCGTTACTTACGTACGCGCCCAAAGCCACCGGGCTCAATTGTTATGGTTACCAATGCCGTTATTGTGATGTCACTACTACAACAGCCCACTGGAATataacaaaaccaaaatgctTTGACACCCACACGGATACAGTTGAAACACTCTTTACGAGCAAGTCGACTGTTTCAACATGTAGTGAGTGGATGGAAAGCAACTCAAAAGAAAATAGTTCTAGCCTCCCAGGACAGATTGCAACAATGGACACCTTGACCTTGAGTGGCAGAAATCTTGAGGTGAAACATTTAAAACCTGCTTGAGAGTGTACCATAATAGTAGTGACCACAATTGTTCGGTTTTCCACAGAAGACGACTCGTTGGTGACCTGCTGATCCattataaatacaaatttttCATATTCGTTCCAGTAGCcgatctggaaaaaaaacaacacagatgGTGGCAGTTGTTACGAGACGGATGTACTTGGGGGACAAAaatattctcattttttttgtagatagCGTTTTGCTAATATGCTAATTACGGTGATACAATTGTTATGGCTGGCACAATATGTTATGTAGCTTCACCTGGCCCTGACTTCAGCTGAGTAGGAGGACGCTATTTGCGGCTCTGCAAATCTTCTCTTACATAACCAGAAAGCAGCATGGGTTGACAAAGACAAACTTCATCTTTTTCACATACTGTACTCTTCAAGAGGTTGAGGCGGTTGCTTTGTAGGGGATcgtttctgtttttgtgtaaCCTCCTCAGACAGTAAAATggatatttttgattttttttttaagatggcGACTTAGTTAGCGCTCATGATAATTCTGATTTGGTAAAAATCCACAGTCCTGGCATCAtgtaaatgataaaaaatacagttttatATTAGCCATAAAGATTCAAATATCTTAAACGACAAGGTCCAACCAAGTTTGAGCTAAATATAacatataaaaaacaaatgttcagACTCTTGGAGCCAGttacaaaatgtaaattaatACTCAATTCGTACACTTTAGAAGCATAAATTGGAGACTTGCATCTTACCTGGTCGTTGACGTGCAAGTTCTGAAGTCCGCTGAgatgtttaaaaacatttttatgtcCGTACACATACAACATATAGtgatgaaaattggctaaatCACTCAAATAACGGTCCCCTTTTGTTCACTTTTAATGGAATACAGGAGATTCCAGTATCCAGCTTTCATAGCCCTTCCTTGTTTTTGTAGATAGAGACAGCTTTTTCTCATTGAGCTGCAgactaaaaatatgaataagtATAATCGAAAACTGATGACAAACCAAGTTCAAGTTCTTTAAGCGACACACAACATGTCCTTGTCCTATCAGACGTCAACGACATACAGTGTCGAGCCGCTGGCACAGTCGACATCTGGCTGTTTGTCACAGTCTCGCCgacaagaaaagaagtgacagTTATTGCTTTGTTCAAATCCAAAGTAAATGTTGGCCACGCGTGCACGCAGCAGATTGAACAAACTCCTCAAGGATACTGAGGACAAAAGAGACGAGAGACTGATATGCTGCCCGAGTGCCGGTCTATTGCGTGTAGTCGCATTCTAATGGCGCATTTGGTGGCGACAGATGAACACAATGACAGGATACTGAGTCCTTTGAAAGGAGAGGTCAAGCATCTTATTAAAAGTCCAGATGGACCTGCATGCTCACAGAGCTGGCTTTTTAACACGTATATGTCACAGCGCATTGTTGACCGCTGCTCGCTTTAGTGATTTGTCTTCAGTTTGCCACTTTGCCATATGTTAGCAACCATGTGCATGCTAGCTAGAAATTACACATCATTATGGGCCCACAGCTTGTTAGCATGCTATAGGTGTAAAGAATTTCTGTTGGGGCCAAAAACCTAACAAGCCCAGTAAATATTTCATTGGGATTATTTTGCCAGTTGAGAATATAATTTATGAATTTGTGACTTGGTGTCATGGGCTAACAACTGACATACCTTCCTCGGGCCTCCTGACTTCATTTCGTACACATCGATTGTGTAGTTAGCTCTTCGCCCGAATGTGTCAAACTGGATGTTTCCGGTCATGCCTTGAACTTGGACCTGGTAGGCACAACAGGCGTTAGCGGATGTGACATTAGGAACACAAGCACATTGGAACTCCATTTGTGAATGTGCCCACCATTTTCAGAGCTCGCTCTATGTCAATGCCTTGACTCCAAGGCACGGCAGGATTAGCGAGGCAGTCGCCCGCGCTTCCCCTACGGGACACGTCCACACGCTGGCGGCGAAGGTAGCGGAAGGCCTCCGAGATGATGAGAATGGCGTCATGGGTCAGTGCCGATGTGTACTGCGACACACAAAAAACCCACCAGATAGTTAttttaaaggttttttttaagacaaaagACTCAGTGGGTCTCATCGACCTTCAGTGGAGTGTTTTTAGCTTCTGGGAATTCTCGTTCATCAAGACGCTCCCAGCGTTGGAGGAACTGCTGCACAATGGCGCTTTCCGGGTTGATGATCTGGAAGCCTGTGATGTTGGCTCCACCAGAAAAGACCCTGTCCAAGCTCATGTTGGAAAAACCCTGGAGGTCAAAAACCGGAGTAAGCCGCAAAGTACATATCAGATAATAGCATCATGTCGTTTCATCTCCAGTCGATTCTTCTGGATCACTTTCTCACCAGGTTGGCGAGTATGTAGTGGTATCCTCGGGTGTTTTTGCCCGCAATCACCACCTACAAGGAAGAAATATTCAGTGAGTCACAGGCGGAAGATTGAACAACAAAGACCTTTTTGGGTTTTAGAACGCAGTCAGAAAGGAGAAAATGGGAGTAAGAAGTGACATTTGCAGCGGAACTCGTGAGCGCACTCCAACATGCTTGC
The sequence above is drawn from the Syngnathus acus chromosome 14, fSynAcu1.2, whole genome shotgun sequence genome and encodes:
- the LOC119133297 gene encoding glutamate receptor 3 isoform X4 is translated as MWPGIAAILLLCLCGDSMAGFPNQINIGGLFMRSTVQEHSAFRFAVQLYNTNQNATEKPFHLNYNVDNLESSNSFSVTHAFCSQFSRGVYAIFGFYDRKSMNTLTSFCGALHTSFITPSFPIDADAQFVIQMRPGLRGAVLSLLDHYKWEKFVYLYDTDRGFAILQAIMESAVANNWQVTARSVGNIVDPTEYRRIIEEMDRRQEKRFLVDCEVNRINSILEQVVIAGKNTRGYHYILANLGFSNMSLDRVFSGGANITGFQIINPESAIVQQFLQRWERLDEREFPEAKNTPLKYTSALTHDAILIISEAFRYLRRQRVDVSRRGSAGDCLANPAVPWSQGIDIERALKMVQVQGMTGNIQFDTFGRRANYTIDVYEMKSGGPRKIGYWNEYEKFVFIMDQQVTNESSSVENRTIVVTTIMEAPYVMYKKNYMQLDGNDRYEGYCVDLATEIAKHVGIRYKLSVVPDGKYGARDPETKTWNGMVGELVYGRADIAVAPLTITLVREEVIDFSKPFMSLGISIMIKKPQKSKPGVFSFLDPLAYEIWMCIVFAYIGVSVVLFLVSRFSPYEWHLDENDEAKDPQSPPDPPNDFGIFNSLWFSLGAFMQQGCDISPRSLSGRIVGGVWWFFTLIIISSYTANLAAFLTVERMVSPIESAEDLAKQTEIAYGTLDSGSTKEFFRRSKIAVYEKMWSYMKSAEPSVFAKTTPDGVSRVRKSKGKFAFLLESTMNEYIEQRKPCDTMKVGGNLDSKGYGVATPKGSALGNAVNLAVLKLNEQGLLDKLKNKWWYDKGECGSGGGDSKDKTSALSLSNVAGVFYILVGGLGLAMTVALIEFCYKSRQETKRLKLAKNAQHFKPAPPVNSQNFATYREGYNVYGTESVKI
- the LOC119133297 gene encoding glutamate receptor 3 isoform X3 codes for the protein MWPGIAAILLLCLCGDSMAGFPNQINIGGLFMRSTVQEHSAFRFAVQLYNTNQNATEKPFHLNYNVDNLESSNSFSVTHAFCSQFSRGVYAIFGFYDRKSMNTLTSFCGALHTSFITPSFPIDADAQFVIQMRPGLRGAVLSLLDHYKWEKFVYLYDTDRGFAILQAIMESAVANNWQVTARSVGNIVDPTEYRRIIEEMDRRQEKRFLVDCEVNRINSILEQVVIAGKNTRGYHYILANLGFSNMSLDRVFSGGANITGFQIINPESAIVQQFLQRWERLDEREFPEAKNTPLKYTSALTHDAILIISEAFRYLRRQRVDVSRRGSAGDCLANPAVPWSQGIDIERALKMVQVQGMTGNIQFDTFGRRANYTIDVYEMKSGGPRKIGYWNEYEKFVFIMDQQVTNESSSVENRTIVVTTIMEAPYVMYKKNYMQLDGNDRYEGYCVDLATEIAKHVGIRYKLSVVPDGKYGARDPETKTWNGMVGELVYGRADIAVAPLTITLVREEVIDFSKPFMSLGISIMIKKPQKSKPGVFSFLDPLAYEIWMCIVFAYIGVSVVLFLVSRFSPYEWHLDENDEAKDPQSPPDPPNDFGIFNSLWFSLGAFMQQGCDISPRSLSGRIVGGVWWFFTLIIISSYTANLAAFLTVERMVSPIESAEDLAKQTEIAYGTLDSGSTKEFFRRSKIAVYEKMWSYMKSAEPSVFAKTTPDGVSRVRKSKGKFAFLLESTMNEYIEQRKPCDTMKVGGNLDSKGYGVATPKGSALGNAVNLAVLKLNEQGLLDKLKNKWWYDKGECGSGGGDSKNSSKPCRIETQ
- the LOC119133297 gene encoding glutamate receptor 3 isoform X1 encodes the protein MWPGIAAILLLCLCGDSMAGFPNQINIGGLFMRSTVQEHSAFRFAVQLYNTNQNATEKPFHLNYNVDNLESSNSFSVTHAFCSQFSRGVYAIFGFYDRKSMNTLTSFCGALHTSFITPSFPIDADAQFVIQMRPGLRGAVLSLLDHYKWEKFVYLYDTDRGFAILQAIMESAVANNWQVTARSVGNIVDPTEYRRIIEEMDRRQEKRFLVDCEVNRINSILEQVVIAGKNTRGYHYILANLGFSNMSLDRVFSGGANITGFQIINPESAIVQQFLQRWERLDEREFPEAKNTPLKYTSALTHDAILIISEAFRYLRRQRVDVSRRGSAGDCLANPAVPWSQGIDIERALKMVQVQGMTGNIQFDTFGRRANYTIDVYEMKSGGPRKIGYWNEYEKFVFIMDQQVTNESSSVENRTIVVTTIMEAPYVMYKKNYMQLDGNDRYEGYCVDLATEIAKHVGIRYKLSVVPDGKYGARDPETKTWNGMVGELVYGRADIAVAPLTITLVREEVIDFSKPFMSLGISIMIKKPQKSKPGVFSFLDPLAYEIWMCIVFAYIGVSVVLFLVSRFSPYEWHLDENDEAKDPQSPPDPPNDFGIFNSLWFSLGAFMQQGCDISPRSLSGRIVGGVWWFFTLIIISSYTANLAAFLTVERMVSPIESAEDLAKQTEIAYGTLDSGSTKEFFRRSKIAVYEKMWSYMKSAEPSVFAKTTPDGVSRVRKSKGKFAFLLESTMNEYIEQRKPCDTMKVGGNLDSKGYGVATPKGSALGTPVNLAVLKLSEQGILDKLKNKWWYDKGECGTKDSGSKDKTSALSLSNVAGVFYILVGGLGLAMTVALIEFCYKSRQETKRLKLAKNAQHFKPAPPVNSQNFATYREGYNVYGTESVKI
- the LOC119133297 gene encoding glutamate receptor 3 isoform X5 — its product is MWPGIAAILLLCLCGDSMAGFPNQINIGGLFMRSTVQEHSAFRFAVQLYNTNQNATEKPFHLNYNVDNLESSNSFSVTHAFCSQFSRGVYAIFGFYDRKSMNTLTSFCGALHTSFITPSFPIDADAQFVIQMRPGLRGAVLSLLDHYKWEKFVYLYDTDRGFAILQAIMESAVANNWQVTARSVGNIVDPTEYRRIIEEMDRRQEKRFLVDCEVNRINSILEQVVIAGKNTRGYHYILANLGFSNMSLDRVFSGGANITGFQIINPESAIVQQFLQRWERLDEREFPEAKNTPLKYTSALTHDAILIISEAFRYLRRQRVDVSRRGSAGDCLANPAVPWSQGIDIERALKMVQVQGMTGNIQFDTFGRRANYTIDVYEMKSGGPRKIGYWNEYEKFVFIMDQQVTNESSSVENRTIVVTTIMEAPYVMYKKNYMQLDGNDRYEGYCVDLATEIAKHVGIRYKLSVVPDGKYGARDPETKTWNGMVGELVYGRADIAVAPLTITLVREEVIDFSKPFMSLGISIMIKKPQKSKPGVFSFLDPLAYEIWMCIVFAYIGVSVVLFLVSRFSPYEWHLDENDEAKDPQSPPDPPNDFGIFNSLWFSLGAFMQQGCDISPRSLSGRIVGGVWWFFTLIIISSYTANLAAFLTVERMVSPIESAEDLAKQTEIAYGTLDSGSTKEFFRRSKIAVYEKMWSYMKSAEPSVFAKTTPDGVSRVRKSKGKFAFLLESTMNEYIEQRKPCDTMKVGGNLDSKGYGVATPKGSALGTRQVH
- the LOC119133297 gene encoding glutamate receptor 3 isoform X2 codes for the protein MWPGIAAILLLCLCGDSMAGFPNQINIGGLFMRSTVQEHSAFRFAVQLYNTNQNATEKPFHLNYNVDNLESSNSFSVTHAFCSQFSRGVYAIFGFYDRKSMNTLTSFCGALHTSFITPSFPIDADAQFVIQMRPGLRGAVLSLLDHYKWEKFVYLYDTDRGFAILQAIMESAVANNWQVTARSVGNIVDPTEYRRIIEEMDRRQEKRFLVDCEVNRINSILEQVVIAGKNTRGYHYILANLGFSNMSLDRVFSGGANITGFQIINPESAIVQQFLQRWERLDEREFPEAKNTPLKYTSALTHDAILIISEAFRYLRRQRVDVSRRGSAGDCLANPAVPWSQGIDIERALKMVQVQGMTGNIQFDTFGRRANYTIDVYEMKSGGPRKIGYWNEYEKFVFIMDQQVTNESSSVENRTIVVTTIMEAPYVMYKKNYMQLDGNDRYEGYCVDLATEIAKHVGIRYKLSVVPDGKYGARDPETKTWNGMVGELVYGRADIAVAPLTITLVREEVIDFSKPFMSLGISIMIKKPQKSKPGVFSFLDPLAYEIWMCIVFAYIGVSVVLFLVSRFSPYEWHLDENDEAKDPQSPPDPPNDFGIFNSLWFSLGAFMQQGCDISPRSLSGRIVGGVWWFFTLIIISSYTANLAAFLTVERMVSPIESAEDLAKQTEIAYGTLDSGSTKEFFRRSKIAVYEKMWSYMKSAEPSVFAKTTPDGVSRVRKSKGKFAFLLESTMNEYIEQRKPCDTMKVGGNLDSKGYGVATPKGSALGTPVNLAVLKLSEQGILDKLKNKWWYDKGECGTKDSGSKVSRCRSFYADCPKQCIVA